The Micrococcales bacterium DNA window GATTTTGGGGCTGGCTGTGGCTCGGGCATCTTCGCCTCTGCTGCTGGGGTTGTGGTTCAGGCCGGCTGGGCCGGAGGCTACGGCTACCGCACGGTGGTCAGCCACGGCATCCAAAACGGCGCCCAGATGATGTCGACCTACAGCCACCAGCCTGGCGTTTCGGTCTCAGTGGGCCAATCGGTGACAAAGGGCCAGCGGATTGGTTCGGTTGGAACCACCGGCTCTTCGACCGGATGCCACCTGCACTTCGAAATCATGAGGAACGGCAACTACGTCGACCCGGCACCCTATTTGCGATGAGCGCGGCCAAACCCGGAGCCGAACGGTCGATCACCGTCAACCGCAAGGCCCGGCATGAATACCACCTTGACCAGGAGATTGAAGCTGGACTGGTGCTAATGGGGACCGAGGTTAAGGCTCTGCGCATGGGTCGGGCCTCGCTTAGCGATGGTTGGGTCTCTTTGGAGCGCGGCGAGGCCTGGCTTGAAGGTGTCCACATCCCCGAATACCTGTCCGGATCCTGGACCAATCACAGCCCAAGGCGCAAGCGCAAACTGCTGCTGCACAAAGACGAGATCAAGAAGCTGGAACAAAGGACCCGCGAAAAGGGCGTCACGGTGGTGCCCCTGCGGCTCTATTTCAGCGGCAGCCGGGCTAAGGTCACAATTGCCGTGGCCCACGGCAAACGCGAATGGGACAAGCGCCAGGAATTGCGCCGCCGCCAAGATGACATGGAAGCGCGCAAGGCCATGCGCCACCGCGCCAACCTCTGATCCACCTTTGGTCGGCATTGGCGGCCAGTCTGAGCCGCCGCGACGGACCTGCGCCGGCACCGCCTCCGCCGAACCAATCCCCGTGGTCGACCAGCATTGTTGACCAATTCCCCGCGCCGGAGGCCAGGTGGGCCGCCTGGCGTCCCGGCCAACGTGGTTGACTTGGGGCATGAGTTCGCATGGGCGCCCACCCAAGCTGTCAAAGACGGCCTATGAGGCCGAGTTGTACCGTCTCCAAGGTCAATTGGTGACCATGCAAGAGTGGATACGGCAAGAAGGCAAACGCCTGGTCGTGGTTTTCGAAGGAAGGGATGCCGCCGGCAAGGGTTCCGCCATCGCGCGGATAACCCAATACCTCAACCCTCGCTTTTGCCGGGTGGTGGCGCTGCCCAAACCAACCCAGCGCGAAGAGGGTCAGTGGTATTTCCAGCGATACATTGAGCAGTTGCCCACAGCTGGCGAGATTGTGCTGTTTGACCGCTCCTGGTACA harbors:
- the smpB gene encoding SsrA-binding protein SmpB, with product MSAAKPGAERSITVNRKARHEYHLDQEIEAGLVLMGTEVKALRMGRASLSDGWVSLERGEAWLEGVHIPEYLSGSWTNHSPRRKRKLLLHKDEIKKLEQRTREKGVTVVPLRLYFSGSRAKVTIAVAHGKREWDKRQELRRRQDDMEARKAMRHRANL